The genomic window ACGGCGGGGGCTGCCCGACGGCGGGGTGCCGGGCGGGCCGGCCGGGTCCGTCAGCGGTGGCCGAGGTTGGCGCCGACCATGATCAGGACCCCGCAGCAGGCGAGGACCGTGACCAGGCCGAACATCCGGGCCGCCGGGCCGGTGGTGGCGGAGCGCCGGCGCACGGTGGCGTCGAGGGCGAAGAGCAGCGGGTTCTCCGGCAGGTGGCGCACCGGGACCGGGGCGCCGTCCACCGGGTAGCTCTGGCTGCTCATGGTCTGCAGGTCGGCTCCGAGCACCTCCTCGCCGGCGGCCGAGGTGAAGGCCAGCACCGGGTGGTAGTGGTGCGCGTTGTCCCCGCCGCCGTCCACCACGAGCGAGCCGACGATCCGGCCGTAGCTGACAACTCCCTTGTCCCGCAGGGCCGTACAACGCTCGGACCGGCTCGCCCGGCGGGTCAGCACGGTGGCCGCGCCGAGCGCCACGCCGGAGGCGCCGAGCACCGCGCTGGTGGCGATCGCGTCGGGGTCGGTCCACCGGGTCAGCACCAGGGCGACCGAGCCGAGCGTCATGACCAGCAGGCTGCTCAGCGCGGCGTCGAAGACGCTGGTCTGCGGCCCGGCCTGGAACCGCTCCGGGGCGCTCGGCAGGTAGCGCACGGTGATCGGCTGCCCGGGCCAGCCGGCCAGCGGCACCCGCCCGCAGGACGGCGACCCGATCACCTCGCGCTCGGAGGCGGCATCGGTGAACCGCACCACGGGGACCAGCGCGCCGGCCCCGCCCCGGCGCGGGAGCAGCAGCACCTCGGAGACGGTCCCCTGGACCTCCGTACCGCGCCGCGCGAACCGGGTCAGCCCGAGCGTGATGGCCGGTACGCCCACCACGAGCAGGACCAGACCGGCCCACCAACACCCCAGCAGCACCTCGTGGCCGTCCCGGCCCATCGTCGTCCCCCTGTCCCCCCGACGCCCGCCCCCGCTTGCGGTCCGAGGCCGCCCCGGGCCCTGACGGGTGACTCCGCGTGACCCGTGCGGCCTCCTGGGTAGCCACTCTGATCCTGCCCCGTTCGGGCGCCGCTGTCACCAGGGCCGGGCGACCACCTGCCGACCGGCCGCGCGGTCAGCCCCGACCGCGCTCCGCGAGGGCCGAGGCGGCAGCCACCACGCCGGTCACCACGAGGACCGAGGGCCAGGCGCCGATCTTCTTCGCCAGCGGGTGCGAGCCGCCGAACGCGGCCACGTACAGACCGGTCAGCGCGGCGGCGGTGCCGGTCCCGGCCGTCCGCCGCCACCGGTAGGCCGCCCCGGCGCCCGCCACCGCCAGCACGGCTCCGCCGAGCTCCCGCTTGCCGCTCCAGCGCGCCGCGCCGTAGCCGCCGATGAGGCCGGTCGCCGCGATCAGGGTGGTCGCCGCCTTCGCCATGGTGCTCTCCTGTCGCTCGAACTCTGCTCGGATGTCTGCCGGATCTTCCCGGTGACGCGCGACGAGCCTAACCCGCCTGCTCCACGCGCCCCTGGGGCCGCCCGGTAAACCGGGTGCGCCGGGCGCGCGGCGGAGGGGAGACTGCCCTGACTGCGGCGCTGGTGAAGGGAGGTGGCGGTGGTGCGGGTACTGCTGTCCGGGGTGGTGGGGTCGACGGCGTACGGGCTGGCGCGGCCGGGCTCGGACGTCGACCGGCTCGGGGTCTTCGCGGTGGCGACCGAGGAGCTGCACGGCCTGCGGCGCCCGGCGGAGTCGGTGGTGACCACGGCGCCGGACCGGACCTTCCACGAGGCGGCCAAGTGGTGCCGGCTCGCGCTGGTCTGCAATCCGACGGCCGGTGAACTCCTCTGGCTGCCCGAGGACCTGTACGAGGAACGCACGCCGCTGGGGTCGGAGCTGATCGGGCTGCGGCACTCCTTCCTGAGCGCCGGCGCGGTGCGCTCGGCCTATCTCGGTTACGCCGGGCAGCAGTTGCGCAAACTGCGGACCCGCGACACCAGCCTCCCCGAGACCCGCGCCCGGGCGGCCAAGCACGCGCGGCACCTGGTGCGGCTGGTCGAGCAGGCGGTCGGGCTGCACGAGACCGGCGAACTGCGGGTCCGGCTCGCCGAGCCCGAGCGGATCTGGGAGCTGGGCGAGCGGATCGCCGACCGCCCCGAGAGCGCCGAGCCGCTGCTCGCCGAGGCCGAGCACCGCCTCGACCGCCCCGGCGTGCTGCCGGCGGCCCCCGACGAGCGGCCGGTGGAGGACTGGCTGCGCCGGGTGCGCCTGGCGAACCTGACGCCCCTGGCCGCGGCCTGACCGGCCGCCCGGGCGCCCTGCCGCAGAACCTTGCGGCGTGCCGCGGCGCGGTCTGGCATGATGTCCACGATGGAGGGGTGCTAGCTCAATGGGTAGAGCAGCGGACTTTTAATCCGTAGGTTCAGGGTTCGAGCCCCTGGCGCCCCACCGTGAGAGACCAGGTCGGCTCATCGTCGACCTGGTCTTTTTCGTTCCGCGGGGCGGGCCGTCAGGGTGCCCGCAGGGGTGGCGCGATACCGCTGGAGAGGGATCCCGTGTGCCCCTAAAGAGGCACGCTGACCTGCGATGATCCGGGAATCGCCGCAAGCCGGCGGCGTGTTGACGGCTACTGGACGCAGTGCTGGCGCGGATATCCGGGAGGCTTTCATGGGCGGCGTGGACCGAATTGCCCGCGAGTGCGTGCGGCCCGGCGATTCGCCGCGCTTCACGCCGGTGGACGAGGCGCACGCCGCCCGGCTCGCCGAGCTCGCCACCGAGCCGCCGCCGATCCTGGTGCACCGGCCGAGCATGCGGGTGATCGACGGCGCCCACCGGCTGCGGGCCGCCGCGCTGCGGGGCGAACCGCTGGTCGCCGTCGAGTACTTCGAGGGGACGGCGGAGGCCGCCTTCGCCCTCGCGGTGGAACGCAACATCGAGGCCGAGGGGCTGCCGCTGTCGGTGGCCGAGCGCAAGGCGGCGGCCGAACGGATCGTCAGGGGCCGCCCGGAGCTCTCCGACCGCTCGATCGCGCAGGGCGTCGGGCTCTCCGCCAAGACGGTCGGCGAGATCCGCCGGCGCGCCGTGGCGGGCGGGGCGCAGGCCAGTACCCGGATGGGCCGGGACGGGCGGCTGCGCCCGATCAACCCGGACGAGGGCCGACGGCGGGTGCTGGAGGTGCTCCGGGCCCGGCCGGGGGCCTCGCTGCGGGAGATCGCCCAGGCGGCGGGTGTCTCGCTGGGGACGGCGCACGGCGTGCGCAGCCGGGTGCACCGCGGCGAGGAGGCGGTGCCCACGCACGCGGCCGTCCAGGCGGCGGCCCGGCTGGCCGCGGCGGAGCGTGGTCCGGCGCCCGCGGCAGCGCCGGCTCCGGCACCTGCGGCGGCGCCCGCGCCCGTCGCGGTGCGGCGCGCCCCCGCGCCGGCCGCCGACCGGTCCAGCGGCCCCCGCTCGGCCGCCCCGCACCGCCCGCACCCGCCGGTGCGCTCGGTCGCCCCGCCGCCGTCGGCCGCACCGCCGGCCGCACCGTCCGCCGCCCCGGCGGCGACCGCCCCCGCCGAGTCGG from Kitasatospora sp. NBC_01250 includes these protein-coding regions:
- a CDS encoding DUF3592 domain-containing protein, which produces MGRDGHEVLLGCWWAGLVLLVVGVPAITLGLTRFARRGTEVQGTVSEVLLLPRRGGAGALVPVVRFTDAASEREVIGSPSCGRVPLAGWPGQPITVRYLPSAPERFQAGPQTSVFDAALSSLLVMTLGSVALVLTRWTDPDAIATSAVLGASGVALGAATVLTRRASRSERCTALRDKGVVSYGRIVGSLVVDGGGDNAHHYHPVLAFTSAAGEEVLGADLQTMSSQSYPVDGAPVPVRHLPENPLLFALDATVRRRSATTGPAARMFGLVTVLACCGVLIMVGANLGHR
- a CDS encoding nucleotidyltransferase domain-containing protein; this translates as MVRVLLSGVVGSTAYGLARPGSDVDRLGVFAVATEELHGLRRPAESVVTTAPDRTFHEAAKWCRLALVCNPTAGELLWLPEDLYEERTPLGSELIGLRHSFLSAGAVRSAYLGYAGQQLRKLRTRDTSLPETRARAAKHARHLVRLVEQAVGLHETGELRVRLAEPERIWELGERIADRPESAEPLLAEAEHRLDRPGVLPAAPDERPVEDWLRRVRLANLTPLAAA